Genomic segment of Siniperca chuatsi isolate FFG_IHB_CAS linkage group LG16, ASM2008510v1, whole genome shotgun sequence:
tagggatattttcttttgctttatttctacTAAGTTAAACaaacttgtttgtgtttgtttgttttcttcacccCAGGATGCGAGCTGGAAAAAACCTGCGCTACTATGAGCATGTCCTAGAGAGCACAGGGAAACCTGAGCTGATTAACCCCTGTTTGTGTGGTAACCTCTGTTGCTGCTCACAGAAGGTGAGATAAACCAGATGATAAGATAGCttcttttagtttttatcaTGTATGTTACAATTCAGGTTAAGAAAAGTACTTGTTATGACTGCAAAGCTCTAAATCttgtaataaaatgaaaaaggttgtatcagttttattcatttacagTGGCAGTGAATAAAGCAAGAATGTGAACTATTTTACACcaagatttaaataaaggtggTTTCAAGTAAAGCATTTaatctatgtgtgtatgtgtgtgtgtgtgtgtgtgtgtgttttcaggttgaTGCCATAGAGTACTACAGTACTAAAGAAAAAGACCTGCTGGGAGAGGTGAGGAAGCAGGTAGAACTGGTGCCACAGCGCCCCCTGGGGATTGCCTTCGTCACCTTGCAGACCAAGGCTATGGCCAAGTAGTGAGTACCAATTTAAAGTCTCTTTCTGTCAGTACATGTGTCTGCATTATATGTACAGGCGAAGTAAATAGCAGGAATGATTGGttggcatacagtatgtgccaaTGTTTCTGCCATGAGTAGTTGTCTGGCAGCATAGAAGCAGCAGTATCATGTCAGCTGACTATGCTTGTTTCTCTGTTAGTATTTTTAGGCTCTGGCCTGATCAGGACAGTGCTCTCTGGATTTTATTGTCACCACATGCCCTTTACTGGAGGCAGGCCTTTGGGTAGCTGTTATTGTTGAAAGCTGGTTAATGTGTGTAACTAACAGCTGTCATTTACTCACTTCAGCATTCTGAAAGACTTCAATGCACTCGAGTGTGGGGGGACAAACTGCTGTTGTGGGCGGGTGCCCCAACCTTCATCCAACTGTGAAACTCTGAAAGTGAACAGGTGGAGGGTCAGCTTTGCACCCCATCCCAAAAACGTGTATTGGTAAGGTCTGAAACACCAACTCTTCACACAGTATGTGCTCCATGCAGATCATATGACTTGGTATTTATAATACTGGTGCCAATAAGGCTGggcaataattcaatattatcatTAACTGACTTTTAGTGGAATCATATggtgttattgttttacaaaagtCTGAAGGCCAAATGCATGATCTCAATTGAGTTGTAATCAAACCAAATTAGTTTCTgaggttttagtttttttgtccAATTTAGATTTCTTCACAGTGCCTTTTTTGGTGTAATGCGTAATGCAGTTAGGCTATTTGACATATGATCTTGCAATATGGCAATACTGGTTGCATGAAAATATTCTTGGTAATATTGTGAATATTGATTTCAGCCATATCTGTGTGGGAGGAATCAGAGTGTACCCTACACTGTTATGTTTTCTCTACTTTGCATTGGCTCTTTGTGTGTAACTGTCGCGTTGCTTCTGTTTTTCCTATTTTCCCCATCCTACAGGGACAATCTCTCAGTGCGGGGTTTTCGCTGGTTCATGCGCTATATGATGCTcaacttcttccttttcttcctgcTCACCTTCCTCACGACTCCCACCATTATTATCAACACCATAGACAAGTTCAACGTGACTAAGCCTATCCAATATCTCAATGTGAGACTtgcacacgcagacacacatactTGTCAGAATTCTGCTTTCAAAGCTATAAAtctacagtttgttttgtttttcacccTAGAGCCCTATCATCAGTCAGTTCTTCCCCACTCTCCTGCTGTGGTCCTTCTCAGCATTGCTGCCCACCTTAGTCTACTATTCTACACTAGGAGAGGCACACTGGAGCaggtattacacacacacaaacacacattagaaAGGCAGTGATTAGTTTCTCTTAGCAGAGGAAAATGTTTTGATCCAGGGCCGTCTGTGTCTCAGGTCCAGTGAGCAGCTGAGCATGATGCGGAAGCTGTACTTCTTCCTGCTCTTCATGGTGCTTATCCTCCCCTCGCTAGGACTCACCAGGTAGTTTGCGTTACCATCAGTTTGAATAAGCAACAGTTTGCCTAGCATCTAGgttaattatttatttgcagTAATAATTTAGTTGTAGTTTGCTATAGCAATCAGCCTATGTCAGATACAGTAATAAACGGATAACTTACACACTTTAACACTTGTtagtatgtatatacagtaaaataccaaatataAAAGTGAATGTCAGTTGGCTGAAAGGGATTCCTCCCAGGCTAATAGATGCATTTTGTGGATTCAGGGAGAATCTTGCCTAACTCTTtgcaatctttttttgtttttctccattaGTCTTGCAGTGTTTTTCCGCTGGCTGTTTGATAAAGAGTTTCTCTCAGATGGGAAACTGAGGTTTGAGTAAGTAATACCTCTTTTACTAccaattaactaattaatttgAATAAAGGATTTTCAGATTATTGTATGGTGTTCTCACGTTGATAATAAGTACAttataaagagagaaaatgggatTTCCAGGCTGCGTCAGTTTTACTGTAAACTCACGTCATACAGGTTGAGCTGTATTCAAGTTGCAATGTTTGACACACTATTGTTGCAGTCACTCAAGACTGCATTGTTTTGTAATCTAGTTTCATATTTTACAATGTTTGGTTGTAATTCAAATTCTATAATTTTTTTCTCAAGTTAAAAGTGTTTGTTGAAACACATGCGGTAAGTTGGTTTTTATAACAATGGACTTTTCCTCATTGGTTCGACTTCATagtcttcttttcttttgtctttttgttttctattccTTCCTTACACCAGGTGTGTGTTCTTACCTGACCAAGGGGCGTTTTTTGTCAACTATGTGATCACAGCAGCCCTGGTGGGCTCTGGGATGGAGTTGCTGCGGTTGCCAGGGTTACTGCTTTACACCATGCGTATGGCGTTTGCTCACTCTGCTGCTGAAAGGAAATATGTCAAACAGGTTTGTAATGTCATTGTCCATTAAAAGAATGCTACAGCTAAAAGTCATTGGTGTATTTTGTATCTATATCTGGAACAGAGCACCAGGGCCCACTTGTGCATTGAATTGAGTCCTGCTGAGTTATATATTCTTATTTAGCAATGTTTTAGCGATAATACATGTTTTGGAACCATTactttgtaaaaatatttagttttttttttttttaaataaatgtcttgaTACTGTTCTCATGTTTTTAAGGGTCCTTTgtcaactttattgttttataaatgGCTACCACTTTTAGAATGTGTTCCAGACTATGCAGGATATGTAAAAAGTGTAAACATGCCTGTAAACACATTGACAATGTGTAATAGAAATATATCAAGTGCTCTAGCCAATGAGCCATGTATTTTGTGACTAGACAGATTTCTACTATGCTCTCTTTTCCTGTAAACTCAAGTCAGTGAAATTTAGTTTGTAGTTTGCTTTATTCTCAGCCTCACCTCAACATTTACAAGTCAACTACCTTTTTGATTTCTGTTACAGAACCAGGCCTATGAGTTCGAATATGGAGCCATGTATGGCTGGAGACTATGTGTGTTCACTGTCATTATGGCTTACAGCATCATATGTCCTATTATCACGCCTTTTGGTGAGTAGTTAGGAGGGCTGTACACAagcatgcactcacacacacgtacgGTATATCAGTAGATCTATTTGACATTCTCTTGATTACTTCAGTCTGTCAGCATTTGCCTCAGTGTCCCATACGCGCTTCTATACATACAACATATTTCCAGTCACTTCCATGGTGGAgtttttaatgtctgtgtgtctacAGGTTTCCTGTACATGATGCTGAAGCACCTGGTGGACAAACACAACCTGTACTTTGTCTACCTGCCCGCTCGCCTAGACCGCCAGGTCCACCTGGAAGCTGTCAGTCAAGCTCTGGCTGCGCCCATCATCTGCCTAATATGGCTTTACTTCTTTTCTGTTCTCAGAACAGGTTAGAAACAACCGTGTGCTAAACCTGGAAAAAGTCATCATCAGTAAAGTGACCTGAGATTCACTAACGGCGATTAAGTACTAGTGTTTGACCACAGCTAGTGATGTTAAGAACCTGATTTTTTGGCCTTAAGACAAAATGTGGATGGACGTTGTATGTGGTCATACTGTGTACATTTACAAAATTTTACATGCACAGAATTTGTGTTAAGATTACAGCCTCAGTTCCCgaaaacagcagtttttttgtttgttttttatcaaatGTGACGCATACATTTGTCAGATGGTACAGTTTTTAAACTGAGCTCATGCctaaaatattcatattcaagGTAAACTtctaaaaaaatgcaaaacctCAGACAACAGGTTTCTCTGAACGTTCAAAGCTCCCAAACTATGATTCTACAAGTGAAGTATAGATCAAACTGAAAGATCTGTGAACGTTTTCCACCCTTACTATATACATGTAATTACATGTAGGTGTTGCATGCAGCCCCATAATAAGTAAAATCTCTATGCCATTATTTAAactatatgtgtgtgggtgcgtgTGTCGCATTTCAGGTTTCTGGACTTTCACATCTCTGTTCACACTGGTGGTCCTGTGTATCACCGTCGTCATCTGCGTCAGCTACACCTGCTTTGGCCTTTTCAAGTACCTCAGTCCACACAACTATGAGGTgagtgtttgcttgtgtgttcaTATACTGTCACTTCTTTGTCATCCTTCACACTGAGCCCTCatattgtttgtgttcttttgcacaggtgaaagaggaggatgaggataCAGCAGAAGAAGTGGAAGAAAACACCACGGTACTGTACTTGTTCCATAACAAATTCCACAGCACAAATAAAGATCAGATGTATTTAGGACAGACTGGATCTTAAGTTAACTTTCCTGAACTTTGCTGTATATTCTATAACCCTATTTGTCATCATCTTGGTTTGTTATTCATTAACAAAGTAAAAACCCTAAAGACCTGATTGTTCATGATGAGTTGTTCTTGCAGTGAACTTTGGGCTTTACTAGGCCAAGTTTATATTGAAACGTCCTAGTTTGCCTCATACATTTCCAGGAGCTTTATCTTTCCCTAATTTCCCAACATTTTTGGTATCAAAGTCATACATTGGCCATTACATGCAGCATTGCATCACACATCAGGGAggataaaagaaaacacaaaaatgaatatTGAGAAACACCCTTAAGAgcccttttgtttgttttcagtattCATCtcttttttattgtatatttacagGTGTACCTTCCCAGAATGCTTAATCCCAAATCACCTGCCAGCGCCCCACAGGAGTCTAAACCTAAGCGGTCTTATGGCTCTACAGAGGGCAGCCCGGCCTACTGCCACAGCCCAGTGGAGGAAAGCATGTCAGATTGCTGAATCAGTGTATTTCAACACTGAGTCAAAACTCTGGAGTCAGGATCCCCACGACTACTGTTCGTAAATCTGCTTCCTTCACAATGATTTCAGCATTGAATGAAGTCAGTTTAAATTCACCTCCATCCTACTGCTCAGTCAGAGACAGCCAAGAAAATCTCCAGATGGTACAAGAGAATAAGGTGCAATGAATTTCTGACGCTGTGCCGTCCAACTTCCTTAGCTTCTGCTTTTGGAAATATATGAGTTAAAAGTAGCAGGGAGGACAGTGTGTTGAATTGAAATTGCTTTCTGCAGGAAAAAAGGTAAATAGgaatttatttgttatttgtatcATTATTTGCACTTGATGAGCATAGCACAAACATCCATGAGAAACCTGCATCTGTTTCAATCTTATCCAtcataaagcacagttattgttgtatttttctgtacGAGACCTCTCTGATAAACCTGCCATTTCAAACATGCCATAATATTTGtgaaaaatactggaattaATTTCTTGTACATGCCAAAAGTATTACCAGAACAAGATAATCAAGCCAGCATCACTGCTGCCAAAGAGGT
This window contains:
- the tmem63a gene encoding CSC1-like protein 1 isoform X2; the encoded protein is MSSMWWEQWPLLVTNGTSPYGLDNSSCFSSTQSTVLSRKDFGGVPVVLLLDFLVFLMLLIVFSIIRRKFWDYGRLALVSDNKGFTESTHRRYRRMSSSVDDPENDLGCCSWLPYILRMDEEKIKARCGMDAVHYLSFQRHLIVLLLVITVTSLSIILPINLTGDLLGNEPWSFGRTTIGNLQKGNNLLWLHTVFAVLYLTLTVVLLRHHTSQIKSMRRETTRNTLFVCSVPKTATEEALKTHFTEAYPSCQVCAVTLGYDVAKLMHLDKERMRAGKNLRYYEHVLESTGKPELINPCLCGNLCCCSQKVDAIEYYSTKEKDLLGEVRKQVELVPQRPLGIAFVTLQTKAMAKYILKDFNALECGGTNCCCGRVPQPSSNCETLKVNRWRVSFAPHPKNVYWDNLSVRGFRWFMRYMMLNFFLFFLLTFLTTPTIIINTIDKFNVTKPIQYLNSPIISQFFPTLLLWSFSALLPTLVYYSTLGEAHWSRSSEQLSMMRKLYFFLLFMVLILPSLGLTSLAVFFRWLFDKEFLSDGKLRFECVFLPDQGAFFVNYVITAALVGSGMELLRLPGLLLYTMRMAFAHSAAERKYVKQNQAYEFEYGAMYGWRLCVFTVIMAYSIICPIITPFGFLYMMLKHLVDKHNLYFVYLPARLDRQVHLEAVSQALAAPIICLIWLYFFSVLRTGFWTFTSLFTLVVLCITVVICVSYTCFGLFKYLSPHNYEVKEEDEDTAEEVEENTTVYLPRMLNPKSPASAPQESKPKRSYGSTEGSPAYCHSPVEESMSDC
- the tmem63a gene encoding CSC1-like protein 1 isoform X1; this translates as MRQTAGSTSVMSSMWWEQWPLLVTNGTSPYGLDNSSCFSSTQSTVLSRKDFGGVPVVLLLDFLVFLMLLIVFSIIRRKFWDYGRLALVSDNKGFTESTHRRYRRMSSSVDDPENDLGCCSWLPYILRMDEEKIKARCGMDAVHYLSFQRHLIVLLLVITVTSLSIILPINLTGDLLGNEPWSFGRTTIGNLQKGNNLLWLHTVFAVLYLTLTVVLLRHHTSQIKSMRRETTRNTLFVCSVPKTATEEALKTHFTEAYPSCQVCAVTLGYDVAKLMHLDKERMRAGKNLRYYEHVLESTGKPELINPCLCGNLCCCSQKVDAIEYYSTKEKDLLGEVRKQVELVPQRPLGIAFVTLQTKAMAKYILKDFNALECGGTNCCCGRVPQPSSNCETLKVNRWRVSFAPHPKNVYWDNLSVRGFRWFMRYMMLNFFLFFLLTFLTTPTIIINTIDKFNVTKPIQYLNSPIISQFFPTLLLWSFSALLPTLVYYSTLGEAHWSRSSEQLSMMRKLYFFLLFMVLILPSLGLTSLAVFFRWLFDKEFLSDGKLRFECVFLPDQGAFFVNYVITAALVGSGMELLRLPGLLLYTMRMAFAHSAAERKYVKQNQAYEFEYGAMYGWRLCVFTVIMAYSIICPIITPFGFLYMMLKHLVDKHNLYFVYLPARLDRQVHLEAVSQALAAPIICLIWLYFFSVLRTGFWTFTSLFTLVVLCITVVICVSYTCFGLFKYLSPHNYEVKEEDEDTAEEVEENTTVYLPRMLNPKSPASAPQESKPKRSYGSTEGSPAYCHSPVEESMSDC
- the tmem63a gene encoding CSC1-like protein 1 isoform X3, which produces MVPLPMAWTTVAASAPHRAPYSPERTLEECQLCYCSISLSFWRKFWDYGRLALVSDNKGFTESTHRRYRRMSSSVDDPENDLGCCSWLPYILRMDEEKIKARCGMDAVHYLSFQRHLIVLLLVITVTSLSIILPINLTGDLLGNEPWSFGRTTIGNLQKGNNLLWLHTVFAVLYLTLTVVLLRHHTSQIKSMRRETTRNTLFVCSVPKTATEEALKTHFTEAYPSCQVCAVTLGYDVAKLMHLDKERMRAGKNLRYYEHVLESTGKPELINPCLCGNLCCCSQKVDAIEYYSTKEKDLLGEVRKQVELVPQRPLGIAFVTLQTKAMAKYILKDFNALECGGTNCCCGRVPQPSSNCETLKVNRWRVSFAPHPKNVYWDNLSVRGFRWFMRYMMLNFFLFFLLTFLTTPTIIINTIDKFNVTKPIQYLNSPIISQFFPTLLLWSFSALLPTLVYYSTLGEAHWSRSSEQLSMMRKLYFFLLFMVLILPSLGLTSLAVFFRWLFDKEFLSDGKLRFECVFLPDQGAFFVNYVITAALVGSGMELLRLPGLLLYTMRMAFAHSAAERKYVKQNQAYEFEYGAMYGWRLCVFTVIMAYSIICPIITPFGFLYMMLKHLVDKHNLYFVYLPARLDRQVHLEAVSQALAAPIICLIWLYFFSVLRTGFWTFTSLFTLVVLCITVVICVSYTCFGLFKYLSPHNYEVKEEDEDTAEEVEENTTVYLPRMLNPKSPASAPQESKPKRSYGSTEGSPAYCHSPVEESMSDC